A genomic stretch from Bordetella sp. N includes:
- a CDS encoding GNAT family N-acetyltransferase: protein MLRHPLASLFGPRSLVVVADRPLPGAAALPAALAARTTRVDVARGVAPDIPAQLTGLAEDERPDLGLVCVSPAVFAETLRRLAPRAPRALIVLPHDEPDPYPRGTVALCQAWAQENHCQLLGPRAFGVQRPHAGLNFSQHPALARSGRVALVAQSRSIIAAVMDWAEDVHIGFSTAISLGDEAIVKLGPVLDYLATDPRTDSIALYLEDVGPAREFISALRAAASVKPVVVLKAGRGQDDDAVFDAVLRRAGAVRVRYFVQLFSAVKVLGYARRPRGRRVALLSNGSGPPQLALDLLGPDAAVERADLTPASRQALEALLEPGAAVANPVITFAPLTPDKIQGALDILNSDPQVDGVLVLLAPDALADMRAVAGRLAEVAPSARKPIVSCFMGDAGMRPLRRMLDDAGTSAFRTPESAADAFGVLSSHFYNQQLLLQTQTALSQTVHSGDGVAHAIVAGARAAGRLTLDPAEARDLLTAFQVPVHDTMPVGLYEPLSRPLAIRVQRDAHFGPVIRFGAGGPDAVLSPADRGMDLPPLNGFLARQLIERSRIWRKVLAARLGTAVSEALQQALVQVSELITELPDVECLEIDPLYAGETRLYARSLRVTLTAETAHDSQRLGGYPHMAIHPYPSRLVQHRSFADGTPWVIRPIRPEDGEALQAFIRNLSERSRYMRFVSMMRELTPRMVARYTQVDYDREVALVATTEVPNPAHRGHPHEVIIGLAHYLRNPDGRGAEYALVLGDDWQGRGLGGQLMQVLIDAAREQRLEYIDGLVLAANRPMLTLMQRLGFTNDPAPDDDATMRRVWLRLDGG from the coding sequence ATGCTTCGACACCCGCTCGCCTCCCTTTTTGGCCCCCGTTCCCTGGTCGTCGTCGCCGACCGGCCGCTGCCCGGCGCGGCGGCCCTGCCGGCCGCGCTGGCGGCGCGCACCACCAGGGTCGACGTCGCCCGCGGCGTGGCGCCGGACATCCCCGCCCAACTCACCGGCCTGGCCGAAGACGAAAGGCCCGATCTTGGTCTGGTCTGCGTGTCGCCGGCCGTTTTCGCGGAAACCTTGCGCCGGCTGGCGCCGCGCGCGCCGCGGGCGCTCATCGTCCTGCCGCACGACGAACCGGATCCCTATCCCCGTGGCACCGTGGCCTTGTGCCAGGCCTGGGCCCAGGAGAATCACTGCCAGCTATTGGGGCCGCGCGCCTTTGGCGTGCAGCGGCCGCATGCCGGCTTGAATTTCAGCCAGCACCCCGCCTTGGCGCGGAGCGGCCGGGTGGCCCTGGTGGCGCAATCGCGTTCCATCATCGCCGCCGTCATGGACTGGGCCGAGGACGTGCACATCGGTTTCTCCACGGCCATCTCGCTGGGCGACGAGGCCATCGTCAAGCTGGGCCCGGTGCTGGACTACCTGGCCACCGACCCGCGCACGGACAGCATCGCGCTGTACCTGGAAGACGTCGGGCCGGCGCGCGAATTCATCAGTGCCTTGCGCGCGGCCGCGTCGGTCAAGCCCGTGGTGGTGCTCAAGGCGGGGCGCGGCCAGGACGACGACGCGGTGTTCGACGCCGTGTTGCGGCGGGCCGGCGCGGTACGCGTGCGCTATTTCGTGCAGCTGTTTTCCGCGGTCAAGGTGCTGGGCTATGCCCGGCGGCCGCGCGGGCGCCGGGTCGCCTTGCTGTCCAACGGCAGCGGACCGCCGCAACTGGCGCTGGATCTGCTCGGGCCTGACGCGGCGGTGGAACGGGCCGACCTGACCCCGGCCAGCCGGCAGGCGCTCGAAGCGTTGCTGGAGCCGGGCGCGGCGGTGGCCAATCCGGTCATTACCTTTGCGCCGCTGACGCCGGACAAGATCCAGGGGGCGCTGGATATCCTCAACAGCGACCCCCAGGTCGATGGTGTGCTGGTGTTGCTGGCGCCCGATGCGCTGGCCGACATGCGGGCGGTGGCCGGGCGGCTGGCCGAGGTGGCGCCCAGCGCGCGCAAGCCTATCGTGTCCTGCTTCATGGGCGATGCCGGCATGCGGCCCCTGCGGCGCATGCTGGACGACGCCGGCACGTCGGCCTTTCGCACGCCGGAATCGGCGGCCGATGCCTTCGGCGTGCTGTCGTCCCATTTCTATAACCAGCAGTTGCTGCTGCAGACCCAGACGGCCCTGTCGCAGACGGTGCATAGCGGCGACGGCGTCGCCCATGCCATCGTGGCCGGCGCGCGCGCGGCTGGCCGGCTGACCCTGGACCCCGCCGAAGCGCGCGATTTGCTCACCGCTTTCCAGGTGCCGGTACACGACACCATGCCGGTGGGCCTGTACGAACCGCTGTCGCGGCCCCTGGCCATACGGGTCCAGCGCGATGCGCATTTCGGGCCCGTCATCCGCTTCGGCGCGGGTGGCCCCGACGCCGTGCTGAGCCCGGCCGACCGCGGCATGGACCTGCCGCCGCTCAACGGTTTCCTGGCGCGCCAATTGATAGAGCGCAGCCGGATCTGGCGCAAGGTGCTGGCCGCCAGGCTGGGTACGGCCGTATCCGAAGCGCTGCAGCAGGCCCTGGTGCAGGTGTCGGAGCTGATCACCGAACTGCCCGACGTGGAATGCCTGGAAATCGATCCGCTGTATGCCGGTGAAACGCGTCTGTACGCGCGTTCGCTGCGCGTCACCTTGACGGCGGAAACGGCCCACGACAGCCAGCGGCTGGGCGGCTATCCGCATATGGCCATCCATCCGTATCCCTCGCGGCTGGTGCAGCACCGGTCCTTTGCCGACGGCACGCCGTGGGTCATCCGGCCCATACGTCCCGAAGACGGCGAGGCCCTGCAGGCCTTCATCCGCAATCTGTCGGAGCGGTCGCGCTACATGCGTTTCGTGTCCATGATGCGGGAGCTGACGCCGCGCATGGTGGCGCGCTACACGCAGGTCGATTACGACCGCGAAGTGGCCCTGGTGGCGACCACGGAGGTGCCGAATCCGGCCCACCGCGGGCATCCGCACGAGGTGATCATCGGCCTGGCCCATTACCTGCGCAATCCGGACGGCCGCGGCGCGGAGTACGCACTGGTGCTGGGCGATGACTGGCAGGGGCGGGGCCTGGGCGGCCAGTTGATGCAGGTGCTCATCGATGCGGCGCGGGAGCAGCGCCTGGAATACATCGATGGCCTGGTGCTGGCGGCCAACCGGCCCATGCTGACCCTGATGCAGCGCCTGGGGTTCACCAACGACCCGGCGCCCGATGACGATGCGACGATGCGGCGGGTGTGGCTGCGGCTGGACGGCGGTTGA
- the gltX gene encoding glutamate--tRNA ligase: protein MTSTPSSAVPISTPVRTRFAPSPTGFLHLGGARTALFSWAFARHHQGTFVLRIEDTDVERSTPEAVQAILDSTEWLGMQPDEGPFYQMQRMDRYRAVVAQMLEAGTAYYCYCSPQELEEMREKARAAGLKPRYDGTWRPEDGKTLPAAPDGVKPVVRFRNPQTGATSWNDMVKGPISFDNGELDDLIIARPDGTPTYNFCVVVDDWDMGITHVLRGDDHVNNTPRQINILRALGAQLPEYGHVPMILGPDGEKLSKRHGAVNVMEYDNEGYLPEAMINYLARLGWSHGDDELFTREQLVEWFDTRHLSKSASQWDPKKLNWVNAHYIRQMADAELATRVAPRIAKRGGNPEAVDLAAAVHLLKDRAETLEQLADGAMLFCRDFPGIPADLAAQHLTETARGALADFALRAAAGEWTREALSAAIKAVLTERGLKMPQLAIPLRVAVTGQQQTPAIDAVLALLGKDVVLARLGQLAD, encoded by the coding sequence ATGACTTCGACCCCCTCCTCCGCCGTGCCCATTTCGACACCTGTCCGCACCCGCTTCGCGCCCTCGCCCACCGGCTTCCTGCACCTGGGTGGCGCGCGCACCGCGCTGTTCTCCTGGGCCTTCGCACGCCATCACCAGGGCACCTTCGTGCTGCGCATCGAAGACACGGACGTCGAACGGTCCACGCCGGAAGCCGTGCAGGCGATCCTGGACAGCACGGAGTGGCTGGGCATGCAGCCCGACGAAGGCCCCTTCTATCAGATGCAGCGGATGGACCGCTACCGTGCCGTGGTGGCGCAGATGCTGGAAGCCGGCACCGCCTACTACTGCTACTGCTCGCCGCAGGAACTGGAAGAGATGCGCGAGAAAGCCCGCGCGGCCGGTCTGAAGCCTCGTTATGACGGCACCTGGCGTCCCGAGGACGGCAAGACCCTGCCGGCGGCGCCTGACGGTGTGAAGCCGGTGGTGCGCTTTCGCAATCCCCAGACGGGCGCGACCAGCTGGAACGATATGGTCAAGGGCCCGATCAGCTTCGACAACGGCGAACTGGACGACCTGATCATCGCCCGGCCGGATGGCACGCCCACCTATAACTTCTGCGTGGTGGTCGATGACTGGGACATGGGCATCACCCACGTGCTGCGCGGCGATGACCATGTCAACAACACGCCGCGGCAGATCAACATCCTGCGGGCGCTGGGCGCGCAGCTGCCTGAGTACGGCCACGTCCCCATGATCCTGGGCCCGGATGGCGAAAAGCTGTCCAAGCGCCACGGCGCGGTCAACGTCATGGAATATGACAACGAAGGCTATCTGCCCGAAGCCATGATCAACTATCTGGCCCGCCTGGGCTGGAGCCACGGCGACGACGAGCTCTTCACCCGCGAACAGCTGGTGGAATGGTTCGACACGCGCCATCTGTCGAAATCGGCTTCGCAATGGGATCCGAAGAAGCTCAACTGGGTCAACGCCCACTACATTCGGCAAATGGCCGACGCTGAACTGGCCACGCGCGTGGCCCCGCGCATCGCCAAGCGCGGCGGCAATCCGGAAGCCGTCGACCTGGCCGCCGCCGTGCACTTGCTGAAGGACCGCGCCGAGACCCTGGAGCAACTGGCCGATGGCGCCATGCTGTTCTGCCGCGACTTCCCCGGCATTCCCGCCGACCTGGCCGCCCAGCACCTGACCGAGACGGCACGGGGCGCCCTGGCCGACTTCGCCTTGCGCGCGGCAGCCGGCGAGTGGACCCGTGAAGCGCTGTCCGCCGCCATCAAGGCCGTGCTGACCGAACGCGGCCTGAAAATGCCGCAGCTGGCCATCCCGCTGCGGGTGGCGGTGACCGGGCAGCAGCAGACGCCGGCCATCGACGCCGTGCTGGCCTTGCTGGGTAAGGATGTGGTGCTGGCCCGCCTGGGCCAGCTAGCTGACTGA